Proteins encoded by one window of Geobacter sp. DSM 9736:
- a CDS encoding YMGG-like glycine zipper-containing protein has protein sequence MFVKRILTGALLLALSGCATLPTGPSVLVLPSRGKALSEFQAEDGICRQWAGQQLGISAQDTANRNTVKGATLGTAIGAGAGALLGAASGNAGAGAAIGAGSGLLVGTAAGANAGEVYGWEAQRRYDHAYMQCMYAEVNQIPGRVQHNRVKRAIPPPPPPQMMVPPDYIP, from the coding sequence ATGTTCGTCAAGCGGATACTGACCGGTGCGCTGTTACTGGCGCTGAGCGGGTGCGCGACCCTGCCGACAGGGCCGAGCGTCCTGGTGTTGCCGAGTCGCGGCAAGGCGTTGAGCGAATTTCAGGCTGAAGACGGAATCTGCAGGCAGTGGGCAGGACAGCAGCTCGGAATAAGCGCTCAGGATACAGCCAACCGCAATACCGTCAAAGGAGCTACCCTGGGAACCGCCATCGGTGCTGGCGCCGGGGCGCTTCTGGGAGCCGCATCCGGCAACGCCGGCGCCGGGGCGGCCATCGGTGCAGGTAGCGGATTGCTGGTAGGTACTGCTGCAGGCGCCAATGCAGGAGAGGTTTACGGATGGGAAGCCCAGCGCAGGTATGACCACGCCTATATGCAGTGCATGTATGCAGAAGTGAATCAGATTCCGGGCCGCGTGCAGCACAATCGGGTAAAGAGAGCCATCCCGCCACCGCCTCCCCCACAGATGATGGTTCCGCCTGACTATATTCCCTGA